One Rhodobacteraceae bacterium M385 genomic region harbors:
- the carB gene encoding carbamoyl-phosphate synthase large subunit, translating to MPKRSDINSIMIIGAGPIVIGQACEFDYSGAQACKALREEGYRVILVNSNPATIMTDPELADATYIEPITPEVVAKIIEKERPDALLPTMGGQTGLNTSLALEEMGVLEKFGVEMIGAKRPAIEMAEDRKLFREAMDRIGLENPKATIITAPKTDDGKFDINAGVAEAIEAIEYVGLPAIIRPAFTLGGTGGGVAYNREQYEFFCRSGMEASPMAQILVDESLLGWKEFEMEVVRDKADNAIIVCAIENVDPMGVHTGDSITVAPALTLTDKEYQVMRNGSIAVLREIGVETGGSNVQWAMNPADGRMVVIEMNPRVSRSSALASKATGFPIAKIAAKLAVGYTLDELDNDITKVTPASFEPTIDYVVTKIPRFAFEKFPGSEPYLTTAMKSVGEAMAIGRSFHESMQKALASMETGLTGFDEIEIPGVTADLWSDATDEDPAAITKALAKQTPDRIRVIAQAMRHGLSDDDIHAVTKFDPWFLARIREIIEEEARIRENGLPTDAAELRRVKMMGFSDARLAKLTDQSEADVRRARTGAGVHAQFKRIDTCAAEFEAQTPYMYSTYETPVMGEAECEARPSDAKKVVILGGGPNRIGQGIEFDYCCCHACFALSDAGYETIMVNCNPETVSTDYDTSDRLYFEPLTLEHTLEILRVEQENGTLHGVIVQFGGQTPLKLANALEEAGIPILGTTPDAIDLAEDRERFQQLVQKLDLKQPENAIATTDEEAKAAAEALGYPLVIRPSYVLGGRAMEIVRDTAQLNRYIRDAVVVSGDSPVLLDSYLDGATEVDVDALCDGTDVHVAGIMQHIEEAGVHSGDSACSLPPHTLSVDVQNRIIAQTEALAKALNVVGLMNIQFAVKPDGNGNDDIYLIEVNPRASRTVPFVAKATDSAIASIAARLMAGEKLADFPKAKPHVPVDENTPIIPGEPMALADFRTPWFSVKEAVLPFARFPGVDTLLGPEMRSTGEVMGWDRTFPRAFLKAQLGAGVSLPESGTAFLSIKEADKTADLVDTAKMLKTLGFHILATSGTAAFLSGHGIETELVNKQYEGGRTIVDILKDGDVQLVMNTTEGAQAVEDSRSMRTVTLMDKIPYFTTLAGSHAAAQAMMSAREGETVVRALQG from the coding sequence ATGCCAAAAAGATCAGACATCAACTCGATCATGATCATCGGTGCGGGGCCTATTGTGATCGGCCAAGCCTGCGAATTTGACTACTCTGGCGCGCAAGCCTGTAAGGCGCTCCGCGAAGAGGGTTACCGGGTCATTCTGGTCAATTCCAACCCCGCCACGATCATGACCGACCCGGAATTGGCCGATGCCACCTATATCGAGCCGATTACCCCCGAAGTCGTCGCCAAGATCATCGAGAAAGAGCGCCCCGATGCGCTCCTGCCGACCATGGGCGGGCAGACCGGCCTGAACACTTCCTTGGCGTTGGAAGAAATGGGCGTTCTGGAAAAATTCGGCGTCGAGATGATCGGTGCCAAGCGTCCCGCCATTGAAATGGCCGAAGATCGCAAGCTGTTCCGTGAAGCGATGGACCGGATCGGGCTGGAAAACCCCAAGGCCACCATTATCACCGCCCCCAAGACCGATGACGGCAAGTTCGACATCAACGCGGGCGTCGCCGAAGCCATTGAGGCCATCGAATACGTGGGTCTGCCCGCCATCATCCGCCCCGCCTTCACCCTTGGCGGCACCGGCGGCGGCGTGGCGTATAACCGTGAGCAATACGAATTCTTCTGCCGCTCGGGCATGGAAGCCTCTCCCATGGCGCAGATCCTTGTGGATGAATCGCTGCTCGGTTGGAAAGAATTCGAGATGGAGGTGGTGCGCGACAAGGCCGACAACGCGATCATCGTCTGTGCGATTGAAAACGTGGACCCGATGGGCGTCCATACCGGCGATTCCATTACCGTGGCCCCGGCGCTGACACTGACCGACAAAGAATACCAAGTGATGCGCAACGGCTCGATCGCTGTTCTGCGTGAAATTGGCGTAGAAACCGGTGGCTCCAACGTGCAATGGGCGATGAACCCTGCCGATGGCCGCATGGTGGTGATCGAGATGAACCCCCGCGTGTCGCGCTCGTCCGCTTTGGCCTCCAAGGCGACCGGCTTCCCGATTGCCAAGATCGCCGCGAAGCTAGCCGTGGGCTACACGCTGGACGAGCTGGACAACGACATCACCAAAGTCACGCCCGCCTCGTTCGAGCCGACCATCGACTATGTCGTCACCAAAATCCCGCGCTTCGCGTTCGAGAAGTTCCCGGGCTCTGAGCCCTACCTGACCACGGCGATGAAGTCGGTGGGTGAGGCGATGGCCATTGGCCGCAGCTTCCACGAATCGATGCAAAAGGCGTTGGCCTCCATGGAAACCGGCCTGACCGGTTTCGATGAGATCGAGATTCCGGGTGTTACTGCCGACCTTTGGTCGGACGCGACGGATGAAGACCCCGCCGCGATCACCAAGGCGCTGGCGAAACAGACCCCGGACCGCATCCGCGTCATTGCGCAGGCCATGCGCCACGGCCTGTCGGACGACGACATCCACGCCGTCACCAAGTTTGACCCTTGGTTCCTCGCCCGTATCCGCGAGATCATCGAGGAAGAGGCCCGCATCCGCGAAAACGGCCTGCCCACCGACGCGGCCGAACTGCGGCGCGTCAAGATGATGGGCTTCTCCGACGCCCGTCTTGCCAAGCTGACCGATCAATCCGAAGCCGACGTGCGCCGCGCGCGCACCGGCGCGGGCGTTCACGCTCAGTTCAAGCGCATCGACACTTGCGCCGCCGAGTTCGAGGCGCAAACCCCCTATATGTATTCCACCTACGAGACCCCCGTGATGGGCGAGGCGGAATGCGAGGCGCGGCCCTCTGACGCCAAGAAGGTGGTCATCCTGGGCGGTGGCCCGAACCGCATCGGCCAAGGGATCGAGTTCGACTACTGCTGTTGCCACGCCTGTTTCGCCCTCAGCGACGCGGGCTACGAGACGATCATGGTCAACTGCAACCCCGAGACGGTCTCGACCGACTACGACACCTCGGACCGCCTCTATTTTGAGCCTCTGACGCTGGAGCACACGCTGGAAATCCTGCGGGTGGAGCAAGAAAACGGCACCCTGCACGGCGTCATCGTCCAATTCGGCGGCCAGACCCCCCTGAAGCTGGCCAATGCGCTGGAAGAGGCCGGTATCCCGATCCTCGGCACCACGCCCGACGCCATCGACTTGGCCGAAGATCGTGAGCGTTTCCAACAGCTTGTCCAGAAACTGGACCTCAAGCAGCCCGAAAACGCCATTGCCACCACCGACGAGGAAGCCAAAGCCGCCGCCGAGGCGCTCGGCTATCCGCTGGTGATCCGACCCTCCTACGTTCTGGGCGGTCGTGCGATGGAAATCGTGCGCGATACGGCGCAACTCAACCGCTATATCCGTGACGCCGTTGTGGTCTCCGGCGACAGCCCCGTGCTGCTCGACAGCTACCTTGATGGCGCGACGGAAGTCGACGTGGATGCCCTTTGTGACGGCACCGACGTGCATGTGGCGGGCATCATGCAACACATCGAGGAAGCGGGCGTCCACTCCGGTGACAGCGCCTGTTCCCTGCCCCCCCATACGCTGAGCGTTGACGTGCAAAACCGCATCATCGCCCAGACCGAGGCGCTGGCGAAGGCGCTGAACGTCGTTGGCCTGATGAACATCCAGTTCGCCGTCAAACCCGATGGGAACGGCAACGATGACATCTACCTGATCGAGGTTAACCCCCGCGCCTCGCGCACCGTGCCGTTTGTGGCCAAGGCCACCGATAGCGCCATCGCCTCCATCGCCGCGCGCCTCATGGCCGGTGAGAAACTGGCCGACTTCCCCAAGGCAAAACCCCACGTCCCGGTGGACGAGAATACGCCGATCATCCCCGGCGAGCCGATGGCGCTGGCCGATTTCCGCACCCCTTGGTTCTCGGTCAAAGAGGCTGTCTTGCCCTTCGCCCGCTTCCCCGGCGTCGACACGCTTCTGGGGCCTGAAATGCGCTCTACCGGCGAAGTCATGGGCTGGGACCGCACCTTCCCCCGCGCCTTCCTGAAAGCGCAACTCGGCGCGGGTGTTTCCCTGCCTGAAAGCGGCACCGCCTTCCTGTCGATCAAAGAGGCGGACAAGACCGCCGACTTGGTGGACACGGCCAAGATGCTGAAAACATTGGGCTTCCACATTCTGGCAACCTCAGGCACCGCCGCCTTCCTGTCCGGTCACGGGATCGAGACAGAGCTGGTGAACAAACAATACGAGGGCGGTCGCACCATCGTCGACATCCTCAAGGACGGCGACGTGCAACTGGTGATGAACACCACCGAAGGCGCCCAAGCGGTCGAGGACTCCCGCTCCATGCGGACGGTCACGCTGATGGACAAAATCCCCTATTTCACCACGCTCGCAGGCAGCCACGCGGCGGCTCAGGCGATGATGTCGGCGCGGGAAGGCGAGACTGTGGTGCGGGCTTTGCAGGGGTGA
- a CDS encoding pilus assembly protein HicB, with amino-acid sequence MKARVSLNLPQSLKRAAEEFAEKDGVSLNQFIALALAEKVGTVGAAEYFAERGKGADAERAVAFLEGRPG; translated from the coding sequence ATGAAGGCACGGGTATCACTGAACCTTCCACAGTCGCTGAAACGCGCGGCAGAGGAATTCGCCGAGAAAGACGGCGTATCCCTGAACCAATTCATCGCACTGGCGCTGGCAGAGAAGGTCGGGACAGTTGGCGCGGCGGAGTATTTCGCCGAACGCGGCAAAGGCGCAGACGCCGAGCGGGCCGTGGCGTTTCTGGAGGGGCGGCCGGGGTGA
- a CDS encoding putative toxin-antitoxin system toxin component, PIN family codes for MRLVLDTNVLVAGIRSRTGASNPLLIAGFRGQFDWACSVPLFYEYEDVLSRADLLLDCGVSRKEMEAFLTDVAGIVQPVDLKFLWRPQLRDPGDEMVLETAVNGQVDALITHNTKDFGTAPQRFGIELWTPADALRRLKS; via the coding sequence ATGAGATTGGTGCTCGACACAAACGTTTTGGTCGCGGGCATTCGGAGCCGTACAGGTGCGAGCAATCCGCTACTCATCGCGGGCTTTCGGGGCCAGTTCGATTGGGCGTGCTCGGTGCCGCTATTCTATGAATATGAGGACGTCTTGAGCCGGGCGGATTTGCTACTGGATTGCGGTGTCAGCCGCAAAGAAATGGAAGCGTTCCTCACCGACGTTGCGGGGATCGTGCAGCCGGTGGACCTGAAGTTTCTGTGGCGGCCTCAGCTGCGCGATCCGGGTGATGAGATGGTGTTGGAAACGGCGGTTAACGGGCAGGTGGACGCCTTGATTACCCACAACACGAAGGACTTTGGAACCGCTCCGCAGCGGTTTGGTATTGAACTATGGACGCCAGCAGATGCGTTAAGGAGGTTGAAGTCATGA
- a CDS encoding BrnA antitoxin family protein: MVDAMRRFEYDMHNAIALHGRVPPAWHDLSSKRETTKTRVTVRLDTDVVKWFKSMGPGYQPRLNAVLRSFMHAKLMGLLQGDETLDMFRDPMFDGARKPEWGDMARARGED, translated from the coding sequence ATGGTCGATGCGATGCGGCGGTTCGAATACGACATGCACAACGCCATCGCCCTGCACGGCCGCGTGCCGCCGGCTTGGCACGACCTGTCATCGAAACGAGAGACCACCAAAACCCGCGTGACCGTGCGGCTGGATACCGATGTGGTGAAGTGGTTCAAATCCATGGGACCGGGCTACCAACCCCGCCTGAACGCGGTGCTGCGGTCCTTCATGCACGCCAAACTGATGGGGCTGTTGCAAGGCGACGAGACCCTAGACATGTTCCGCGACCCGATGTTTGACGGCGCTCGGAAGCCGGAATGGGGAGACATGGCTCGGGCTCGGGGGGAGGATTGA
- a CDS encoding trypsin-like serine protease, translated as MRHLTLVAATALAASLSPAHAQDPSLNPTFGVLNLEAGFSNDPNWVYLLAGGLDQRSFTDAVSGDVCRGYFADAPDFRMVFDATNGDPFSITAESYADPVLLVNGPDGRWYCNDDTFGLDSAVSFEAPQSGVYDVWVGTYNDPQGDYPGAQLGFTAQEPFEPQRRRSFFGEDDRIVMDPTATPWNMIGLVEMQSGSCTGTLIGPNVVLTGGHCLVGLGEPDNPPMLFSAGYENGNAVATSRVTSYHVPELWRLAEQEGMDFGFFYLEQPLGDQLGWMDIGTLTQAELAGFANGAGPDILQAGYSADQPGVLTGNLSCPFVELASQNRLVHQCDTVQGDSGSPLFVQDGDRYRIIGVESHTNFQPEQEFDMNVAMYIANVVAEYQSLNGQSPATTALPEPVVK; from the coding sequence ATGCGCCACCTAACCCTTGTTGCAGCCACCGCCCTTGCGGCGTCTCTGTCACCTGCCCACGCGCAGGACCCGTCGTTGAACCCGACGTTCGGCGTCTTGAACCTGGAGGCGGGCTTTTCCAACGATCCCAATTGGGTTTATTTGCTGGCGGGAGGGCTCGATCAACGCTCGTTTACCGATGCCGTAAGCGGCGACGTGTGCCGGGGTTATTTCGCCGATGCCCCTGATTTCCGTATGGTTTTTGACGCCACCAATGGCGATCCTTTCTCGATCACGGCAGAATCCTACGCGGACCCCGTGTTGTTGGTGAACGGCCCCGATGGGCGGTGGTATTGTAACGACGATACCTTTGGTCTCGACAGCGCGGTGTCGTTTGAGGCCCCTCAAAGCGGCGTCTATGACGTCTGGGTCGGCACCTATAACGATCCTCAAGGCGACTATCCCGGCGCGCAACTGGGCTTCACCGCGCAAGAGCCGTTCGAGCCGCAGCGCAGGCGCTCGTTCTTCGGGGAAGACGACCGTATCGTCATGGATCCGACAGCGACGCCGTGGAACATGATCGGCTTGGTGGAAATGCAATCCGGCAGCTGCACAGGCACGCTCATCGGGCCGAATGTTGTGCTCACCGGCGGCCATTGCCTTGTGGGTCTGGGAGAGCCCGACAACCCACCGATGTTGTTCAGCGCAGGGTATGAGAACGGCAACGCCGTGGCGACCTCTCGCGTGACCAGCTACCACGTGCCCGAGCTGTGGCGCTTGGCGGAACAAGAGGGCATGGATTTTGGCTTTTTCTATCTGGAACAACCCCTTGGCGATCAATTGGGGTGGATGGATATTGGCACGTTGACCCAGGCCGAGCTTGCCGGTTTCGCCAATGGTGCGGGTCCGGATATCCTTCAGGCGGGGTACAGTGCCGATCAACCGGGCGTGCTGACGGGCAACCTGAGCTGTCCGTTCGTCGAGTTAGCCAGCCAGAACCGGCTGGTGCACCAATGCGACACGGTGCAAGGGGACAGTGGCTCTCCGCTGTTTGTGCAAGACGGCGACCGCTACCGGATCATTGGCGTGGAATCCCACACCAACTTCCAGCCCGAGCAGGAGTTCGACATGAACGTCGCGATGTATATCGCCAATGTCGTCGCTGAATATCAGTCCCTGAACGGCCAGTCCCCGGCAACCACGGCGCTGCCCGAGCCTGTGGTGAAGTAG
- a CDS encoding trypsin-like serine protease produces the protein MTLPNPITLAAGLLLVTAPVATAQDYTLPPTFGEISLETNFQPDPHRVTIAAGGPIYGEHTDAASGGACRGFFADAPDLRLQFTDGDFGFPLSFYVESGADTVMLINAPDGQWYCNDDTVDLNPALNFDTPLGGQYDIWIGTYEETAPNFPTADVLITELGMPEINFDRAFFGNDDRVIIDAATAPWNMIGFVDLSEASCTGTLIGPDVVLTSAHCIVENGVVDTPPVEFLAGFQNGAHVARSGVRDFFVAEGYVNGEQEGTDYAFIYLDQPLGDQLGWMTVAPLTQGQIAEMMQGRGPEILQAGYSYDQQGVLTGNIGCPLIEVAPQNVLEHECDTLSGDSGSPLFIATDSGGHQIIGVESRTDPQPDEPFDRNVAMYVDYIVADLARLAGAASAPAPAPETK, from the coding sequence ATGACATTGCCTAACCCCATCACCCTTGCCGCTGGCCTCCTGCTGGTCACCGCGCCCGTCGCTACGGCACAGGATTACACCCTGCCCCCGACCTTTGGCGAAATCTCGTTGGAAACAAACTTCCAGCCCGACCCGCATCGCGTGACCATTGCGGCGGGCGGCCCGATTTATGGCGAGCATACCGATGCCGCCAGCGGGGGCGCCTGCCGCGGCTTTTTCGCTGACGCCCCTGACCTTCGGCTCCAGTTCACCGATGGAGACTTCGGCTTCCCGCTGTCGTTCTACGTGGAATCCGGGGCCGATACGGTGATGCTGATCAACGCGCCAGACGGGCAGTGGTACTGCAACGACGACACCGTCGATCTGAACCCGGCCCTGAACTTCGACACGCCCCTTGGCGGGCAATACGACATCTGGATCGGCACCTATGAGGAAACCGCGCCGAATTTCCCGACCGCCGATGTCCTCATCACCGAATTGGGGATGCCAGAGATCAACTTTGATCGCGCCTTCTTTGGTAACGACGACCGGGTCATTATCGACGCGGCCACGGCCCCTTGGAACATGATCGGCTTTGTGGATCTGTCCGAGGCCAGCTGTACCGGCACGTTGATCGGCCCTGACGTGGTGCTGACTTCGGCCCATTGCATCGTTGAAAATGGCGTCGTGGATACGCCCCCGGTCGAGTTCCTTGCGGGCTTCCAGAACGGGGCCCACGTGGCGCGCTCGGGTGTGCGCGATTTCTTCGTGGCCGAGGGCTATGTGAACGGTGAGCAAGAGGGCACGGATTACGCTTTCATCTACCTCGACCAGCCCTTGGGCGACCAGTTGGGCTGGATGACCGTCGCCCCCCTGACCCAAGGCCAAATCGCCGAGATGATGCAGGGCCGGGGGCCGGAAATCTTGCAGGCGGGATATAGCTATGACCAGCAGGGCGTGCTGACCGGGAACATCGGCTGCCCCCTGATCGAGGTCGCGCCCCAGAACGTGTTGGAGCATGAGTGTGATACGCTTTCGGGCGATAGCGGCTCTCCGTTGTTTATTGCCACGGACAGCGGCGGTCATCAGATCATCGGCGTTGAATCCCGCACCGATCCGCAACCAGATGAGCCCTTTGATCGCAACGTCGCCATGTATGTGGATTACATCGTGGCCGATCTGGCGCGGCTTGCAGGCGCGGCGTCCGCCCCGGCACCTGCCCCCGAGACCAAGTAG
- a CDS encoding proline--tRNA ligase, protein MRLSRYFLPVLKETPAEAQIVSHRLMLRAGMIKQSSAGIYSWLPLGFKVLKRIEQIVHEEQTRAGHIPMLMPTLQSAELWQKSGRYDAYGPEMLRLKDRHDRDMLYGPTNEEMITDMVGTFVTSYKSLPLTLYHIQWKFRDEVRPRFGVMRGREFLMKDGYNFDLTKEAALHAYNRHLVSYLRTYERMGLQAIPMRADSGPIGGDYTHEFLVLADTGESEVFYDAEITDLKFGDREIDYDNWDECAEVLTEFTSRYARTDETHDAAEFATVPEDRQRTARGIEVGQIFYFGTEYSEKMGAFVQNDEGTRVPLHMGSHGIGVSRLLGAIIEASHDDKGIIWPEGVTPFHCGIVNLKQGDAEADAACEALETALENAGLEPLYDDRNERAGGKFATMDLIGLPWRITVGPRGLKNGVVELTDRRTGESEEVSPEAAVARVAEVYAAHGIGTAGA, encoded by the coding sequence ATGCGCCTCAGCCGCTACTTCCTGCCCGTCCTCAAAGAAACGCCCGCCGAGGCGCAGATCGTCAGCCACCGGCTGATGTTGCGCGCCGGGATGATCAAGCAATCCAGCGCGGGCATTTATTCCTGGCTGCCCCTGGGGTTCAAAGTTCTCAAGCGGATCGAGCAGATCGTCCACGAAGAACAGACCCGTGCCGGTCACATTCCCATGTTGATGCCCACGTTGCAATCGGCCGAGCTTTGGCAAAAGTCCGGGCGCTACGACGCCTATGGCCCCGAAATGCTGCGTCTGAAGGACCGCCATGACCGTGACATGCTCTACGGTCCCACCAACGAAGAGATGATTACCGACATGGTCGGCACCTTCGTGACGTCCTACAAATCCCTGCCTCTGACGCTGTACCACATCCAGTGGAAGTTCCGCGATGAAGTTCGCCCCCGTTTCGGCGTGATGCGGGGCCGAGAATTTCTGATGAAGGATGGCTATAACTTCGATTTGACGAAGGAAGCCGCGCTGCATGCCTACAACCGCCACCTCGTGTCCTACCTGCGCACGTATGAGCGCATGGGCCTGCAAGCGATCCCCATGCGCGCGGACTCTGGCCCGATTGGCGGCGACTACACGCACGAATTCCTTGTGTTGGCCGACACTGGTGAATCCGAGGTGTTCTATGACGCCGAAATCACTGATCTGAAGTTCGGCGACCGCGAGATCGACTATGACAACTGGGATGAATGCGCCGAAGTGCTGACCGAGTTCACCTCTCGCTATGCGCGCACCGATGAAACCCACGACGCGGCAGAATTCGCCACTGTGCCCGAAGATCGCCAGCGTACGGCGCGGGGCATCGAGGTGGGGCAGATCTTCTATTTCGGGACCGAGTATTCTGAGAAGATGGGCGCGTTCGTGCAGAACGACGAAGGCACGCGCGTGCCGCTCCACATGGGCTCTCACGGGATCGGCGTCAGCCGTCTGTTGGGCGCTATCATCGAGGCCAGCCATGACGACAAGGGCATCATCTGGCCCGAGGGCGTCACACCGTTCCACTGCGGGATTGTGAACCTCAAGCAAGGCGATGCCGAAGCAGATGCCGCCTGTGAGGCGCTAGAGACCGCGCTGGAGAATGCAGGGCTAGAGCCGCTTTACGATGACCGCAATGAACGCGCAGGCGGCAAGTTCGCCACGATGGATCTGATCGGCCTGCCATGGCGCATCACCGTCGGCCCCCGTGGCCTGAAGAACGGCGTGGTGGAGCTCACCGACCGGCGCACCGGCGAAAGCGAAGAAGTGTCACCCGAGGCCGCCGTGGCCCGCGTGGCAGAGGTCTATGCGGCCCACGGGATCGGGACCGCAGGCGCATAA
- a CDS encoding Ppx/GppA family phosphatase, whose amino-acid sequence MGEQDPDFGPFGLPLFDGPEARSLARVGVIDIGSNSVRFVVFDGAARSPAYYFNEKILCGLGAGFAETGRLNAEGRVRALRALKRFAVLAQEMDVTPMLTVATAAVRDAEDGPDFRAEVLRETGLEIQILDGAEEARLSAQGVLLGWPGAEGLICDIGGSSMELAELLGDGVVGTRRTSDLGPLKLMGMKGGKKAIRKHIREKVAALVAEFPTAPKRLFLVGGSWRAIARVDMVRRDYPLRVLHEYRMTPKAIMNTIKHIGEVDPEALRAETGTSSERMRLVPIASLVLKELVRQVRPKEVAISSYGIREGLLYDQMSDTLRHRDPLIEAARHAEASSARHPGFGRALYRFVEPLFSGARPEKKRLVRAACLLHDVSWRAHPDYRAEVCFDNATRANLGGLTHGERVYLGLALLHRYKSNRSGTGFDTNLLDLLPASRVQEAENLGRAMRFGAMFATANPVDHGQLKYHPKRRELILKLTSEEGRDLFGEVAQSRFQSLANAMGVEGIVKGTGKRR is encoded by the coding sequence ATGGGTGAACAAGACCCTGATTTCGGTCCCTTTGGGTTGCCGTTGTTTGATGGCCCCGAGGCGCGGTCACTGGCCCGTGTGGGGGTGATCGACATCGGATCAAACTCAGTCCGTTTCGTGGTTTTCGACGGCGCGGCGCGGTCTCCGGCGTATTACTTCAACGAGAAAATCCTGTGTGGTCTTGGGGCGGGTTTCGCTGAAACAGGCCGCTTGAATGCCGAAGGCCGTGTGCGGGCGTTGCGCGCGCTGAAGCGTTTTGCAGTTCTAGCGCAAGAGATGGACGTAACCCCCATGCTGACCGTGGCCACCGCTGCGGTGCGCGACGCCGAGGACGGGCCTGATTTCCGCGCAGAAGTGCTTCGCGAAACGGGGCTGGAAATTCAAATCCTTGATGGCGCGGAAGAAGCCCGCCTGTCGGCCCAAGGGGTGCTGCTGGGGTGGCCCGGCGCGGAAGGATTGATCTGCGATATCGGCGGCTCGTCGATGGAGCTGGCCGAGCTATTGGGCGACGGCGTTGTAGGCACGCGGCGCACTTCGGATTTGGGGCCGCTGAAATTGATGGGGATGAAAGGCGGCAAGAAGGCCATCCGCAAGCACATCCGTGAAAAGGTCGCAGCACTGGTGGCAGAGTTTCCAACGGCCCCCAAGCGCCTGTTTCTGGTGGGCGGATCATGGCGGGCGATTGCGCGCGTTGACATGGTGCGCCGCGATTATCCGCTGCGGGTTCTGCACGAATACCGCATGACGCCCAAGGCGATCATGAACACGATCAAGCACATCGGCGAAGTGGACCCAGAGGCACTGCGGGCCGAAACGGGCACCTCGTCCGAGCGGATGCGGTTGGTGCCCATTGCTTCGCTCGTGCTGAAAGAACTGGTGCGGCAGGTGCGCCCCAAGGAAGTGGCGATCTCCAGCTACGGCATCCGCGAAGGTCTGCTTTATGACCAAATGTCGGACACCCTGCGCCACCGTGATCCGCTGATCGAAGCCGCCCGCCACGCCGAGGCATCATCGGCGCGGCATCCGGGCTTTGGCCGGGCGCTATACCGTTTTGTGGAGCCGTTGTTTTCCGGCGCACGGCCCGAGAAAAAGCGCCTCGTGCGGGCGGCATGTCTGCTCCATGACGTCAGCTGGCGCGCCCACCCCGATTACCGCGCCGAGGTCTGCTTTGATAACGCCACGCGGGCCAACTTGGGTGGGTTGACCCACGGCGAACGTGTCTATCTGGGGCTGGCGTTGCTGCACCGCTATAAATCCAACCGGTCGGGCACAGGCTTTGATACCAACCTGTTGGACCTTCTTCCCGCGTCGCGAGTGCAAGAGGCCGAAAATCTGGGCCGCGCCATGCGCTTCGGTGCGATGTTCGCCACCGCCAACCCGGTGGATCATGGGCAATTGAAATACCACCCAAAGCGGCGAGAGTTGATCCTTAAGCTGACCTCGGAAGAGGGGCGCGATCTGTTCGGAGAGGTGGCTCAATCGCGCTTCCAGTCGCTGGCAAACGCGATGGGTGTGGAAGGCATCGTGAAGGGCACGGGCAAGCGACGGTAG